Proteins encoded in a region of the Delphinus delphis chromosome 13, mDelDel1.2, whole genome shotgun sequence genome:
- the HSCB gene encoding iron-sulfur cluster co-chaperone protein HscB isoform X3 translates to MWCGRTRALLRVSGLWPTGVLGRRPLSCSAASLAGSNSPRCWNCGGLGGPLRGDRFFCPQCRALQPPDPTRDYFSLMDCNRSFRVDTAKLQHRYQQLQRLIHPDFFSQRSQTEKDFSEKHSTLVNDAYKTLLAPLSRGLYLLKLCGVEIPEGTDYEMDSQFLMEIMEINEKLAEAQGETAMKEMESIVRAKQKELTDNVSRAFERV, encoded by the exons ATGTGGTGCGGAAGAACCAGGGCCTTGCTCCGGGTGTCGGGGTTATGGCCGACAGGGGTGCTCGGGAGGAGACCGCTAAGCTGCAGTGCTGCGTCACTGGCGGGAAGCAACTCCCCCCGGTGTTGGAACTGCGGCGGCCTAGGGGGCCCCTTGCGGGGGGACCGGTTCTTCTGCCCTCAGTGCCGCGCGCTGCAGCCACCTGACCCCACGCGAGACTACTTCAGCCTCATGGACTG CAACCGCTCCTTCAGAGTTGACACTGCAAAGCTCCAGCATAGGTACCAGCAACTACAGCGTCTTATCCACCCAGATTTCTTCAGCCAGAGGTCTCAG ACTGAAAAGGATTTCTCAGAGAAGCATTCGACCCTTGTTAATGATGCCTATAAGACTCTTCTGGCCCCCCTGAGCAGGGGACTATACCTT CTAAAGCTCTGTGGAGTAGAGATTCCCGAAGGGACAGATTATGAAATGGACAGTCAATTCCTCATGGAAATaatggaaatcaatgaaaaactTGCAGAAGCTCAAGGTGAAACTGCCATGAAAGAGATGGAATCTATTGTCAGAG ctaaACAGAAAGAACTGACTGACAATGTGAGCAGAGCTTTTGAAAGAG TCTAA
- the HSCB gene encoding iron-sulfur cluster co-chaperone protein HscB isoform X2 produces MWCGRTRALLRVSGLWPTGVLGRRPLSCSAASLAGSNSPRCWNCGGLGGPLRGDRFFCPQCRALQPPDPTRDYFSLMDCNRSFRVDTAKLQHRYQQLQRLIHPDFFSQRSQTEKDFSEKHSTLVNDAYKTLLAPLSRGLYLLKLCGVEIPEGTDYEMDSQFLMEIMEINEKLAEAQGETAMKEMESIVRAKQKELTDNVSRAFERDTAFFTN; encoded by the exons ATGTGGTGCGGAAGAACCAGGGCCTTGCTCCGGGTGTCGGGGTTATGGCCGACAGGGGTGCTCGGGAGGAGACCGCTAAGCTGCAGTGCTGCGTCACTGGCGGGAAGCAACTCCCCCCGGTGTTGGAACTGCGGCGGCCTAGGGGGCCCCTTGCGGGGGGACCGGTTCTTCTGCCCTCAGTGCCGCGCGCTGCAGCCACCTGACCCCACGCGAGACTACTTCAGCCTCATGGACTG CAACCGCTCCTTCAGAGTTGACACTGCAAAGCTCCAGCATAGGTACCAGCAACTACAGCGTCTTATCCACCCAGATTTCTTCAGCCAGAGGTCTCAG ACTGAAAAGGATTTCTCAGAGAAGCATTCGACCCTTGTTAATGATGCCTATAAGACTCTTCTGGCCCCCCTGAGCAGGGGACTATACCTT CTAAAGCTCTGTGGAGTAGAGATTCCCGAAGGGACAGATTATGAAATGGACAGTCAATTCCTCATGGAAATaatggaaatcaatgaaaaactTGCAGAAGCTCAAGGTGAAACTGCCATGAAAGAGATGGAATCTATTGTCAGAG ctaaACAGAAAGAACTGACTGACAATGTGAGCAGAGCTTTTGAAAGAG atactgcattttttacgaATTGA
- the HSCB gene encoding iron-sulfur cluster co-chaperone protein HscB isoform X1 has translation MWCGRTRALLRVSGLWPTGVLGRRPLSCSAASLAGSNSPRCWNCGGLGGPLRGDRFFCPQCRALQPPDPTRDYFSLMDCNRSFRVDTAKLQHRYQQLQRLIHPDFFSQRSQTEKDFSEKHSTLVNDAYKTLLAPLSRGLYLLKLCGVEIPEGTDYEMDSQFLMEIMEINEKLAEAQGETAMKEMESIVRAKQKELTDNVSRAFERDDFEKAKELLTKMRYFSNVEEKIKLKKIPL, from the exons ATGTGGTGCGGAAGAACCAGGGCCTTGCTCCGGGTGTCGGGGTTATGGCCGACAGGGGTGCTCGGGAGGAGACCGCTAAGCTGCAGTGCTGCGTCACTGGCGGGAAGCAACTCCCCCCGGTGTTGGAACTGCGGCGGCCTAGGGGGCCCCTTGCGGGGGGACCGGTTCTTCTGCCCTCAGTGCCGCGCGCTGCAGCCACCTGACCCCACGCGAGACTACTTCAGCCTCATGGACTG CAACCGCTCCTTCAGAGTTGACACTGCAAAGCTCCAGCATAGGTACCAGCAACTACAGCGTCTTATCCACCCAGATTTCTTCAGCCAGAGGTCTCAG ACTGAAAAGGATTTCTCAGAGAAGCATTCGACCCTTGTTAATGATGCCTATAAGACTCTTCTGGCCCCCCTGAGCAGGGGACTATACCTT CTAAAGCTCTGTGGAGTAGAGATTCCCGAAGGGACAGATTATGAAATGGACAGTCAATTCCTCATGGAAATaatggaaatcaatgaaaaactTGCAGAAGCTCAAGGTGAAACTGCCATGAAAGAGATGGAATCTATTGTCAGAG ctaaACAGAAAGAACTGACTGACAATGTGAGCAGAGCTTTTGAAAGAG atgattttgaaaaagccaagGAACTTTTAACAAAGATGAGATACTTTTCAAACGTTGAAGAAAAGATTAAGTTAAAGAAGATTCCCCTCTAA
- the HSCB gene encoding iron-sulfur cluster co-chaperone protein HscB isoform X4 translates to MWCGRTRALLRVSGLWPTGVLGRRPLSCSAASLAGSNSPRCWNCGGLGGPLRGDRFFCPQCRALQPPDPTRDYFSLMDCNRSFRVDTAKLQHRYQQLQRLIHPDFFSQRSQTEKDFSEKHSTLVNDAYKTLLAPLSRGLYLVS, encoded by the exons ATGTGGTGCGGAAGAACCAGGGCCTTGCTCCGGGTGTCGGGGTTATGGCCGACAGGGGTGCTCGGGAGGAGACCGCTAAGCTGCAGTGCTGCGTCACTGGCGGGAAGCAACTCCCCCCGGTGTTGGAACTGCGGCGGCCTAGGGGGCCCCTTGCGGGGGGACCGGTTCTTCTGCCCTCAGTGCCGCGCGCTGCAGCCACCTGACCCCACGCGAGACTACTTCAGCCTCATGGACTG CAACCGCTCCTTCAGAGTTGACACTGCAAAGCTCCAGCATAGGTACCAGCAACTACAGCGTCTTATCCACCCAGATTTCTTCAGCCAGAGGTCTCAG ACTGAAAAGGATTTCTCAGAGAAGCATTCGACCCTTGTTAATGATGCCTATAAGACTCTTCTGGCCCCCCTGAGCAGGGGACTATACCTTGTAAG CTAA
- the HSCB gene encoding iron-sulfur cluster co-chaperone protein HscB isoform X5 produces the protein MDSQFLMEIMEINEKLAEAQGETAMKEMESIVRAKQKELTDNVSRAFERDDFEKAKELLTKMRYFSNVEEKIKLKKIPL, from the exons ATGGACAGTCAATTCCTCATGGAAATaatggaaatcaatgaaaaactTGCAGAAGCTCAAGGTGAAACTGCCATGAAAGAGATGGAATCTATTGTCAGAG ctaaACAGAAAGAACTGACTGACAATGTGAGCAGAGCTTTTGAAAGAG atgattttgaaaaagccaagGAACTTTTAACAAAGATGAGATACTTTTCAAACGTTGAAGAAAAGATTAAGTTAAAGAAGATTCCCCTCTAA